AGTATTGCAATTGGCCTTGATGCAGTATCACAGCGCTATCACAAAATTGCCGTATTTCTTTCATATCATGGCTTACCATAATCACATTAGCTGTTCGAGACTTGTCTAACAGCGCTTGTTTAGCCTTGCGTTTAAATTTGGGATCCCCGACAGAGGTAGCTTCATCAATTAGGTACACGTCAAAGTCAATGGCGATGCAGCAACCAAACGCTAAGCGAGAGCGCATACCACTAGAGTAGCTTTTGACGGGTAGATCGTATTTGATGCCCAGCTCTGCAAAGTCTCTTACCTTTTCCTCGTACTCAGCTAAGTTCTTCACACCATTGACTCGGCCTATAAAACGGGTGTTTTCCCGCCCAGTCATTTGTGGATGAATACCCGTCGCGAGAGCAACTGGCCAAGAAATAGATTTATTGGTGACGACCTTACCTTTATTGGGATACTCACTACCTGCCAGTATCCTGAAGAGCGTTGACTTGCCAGCGCCGTTCGAGCCTAGGATGGCAATGTTTTTGTTGCTTGGAAAGGTGAAGTTTAGATTTTCAAAAATATACTGGTTACCAAGTTCAGAAGGGTAGAACTTGGTAAGGTTACTGGCCTTTATCATATTTACCCTTTTTACTTGCTTTCACTCTAATGGCTTTGATTATTGAACGCAGTGGAACTCCGAATTTGACTGTTATTATCAAAAGTATGAGTTGAACCGTGGTTTTTGGATAAGTACGTATGGTTTCGCGGGCTAGGCATCTCAAGTAGTCTAGGGAAATATTTCGACACTCATCACTAACGATTATTAGGTGTTTGCAAGTACTCTTGAAGTCTAATCTTTTCCAGCAATACTCTGCAGGTAATGCTTCTCTCAACAGTTCCTTCTCTTTTAAAATGTGCTTTTTGTTTTCAAATGCTTTTATGTAACCAATATGCCTAAGGTTTAGCTTGAACTTATCACCGTTAATCAAGGATAGTAGGTGGATGTTTTTTTGGTATTCGCTCCCTGATAAGGGTACATCTTGGTATAGACTAGATGAGGAAATGTAATTTTGAATAAGTTCATAGGATTGAGCGCTCAAGCTTTCGTTACTGATTTTCACTGCTTTGAAAGAGTGTTTGTAACCTACCACTTTTTCTAAAAAGTAGTGCTCTAAGCCACGCCTGTATTTACAAGCCTTCTCAAAACTATGTTCAGTAATTTTCGATTGAGGAAAAATTCGCTTTAGAGCATCGATGCGTAAGTAGTCATTGCTCATATCGCTTGCACTTAACCCTTCAAAGATATGGTGCTCTAACGTTCCACCTTTTAGGCGTTCTTGAACGACGCTGGTAATATAATTATCAACTTTTCTTTTGAAATAATGAAACTCAAAAGTTGCTCTTTTATCCGAGTTAGACTCAATCACCGTTTTGAACCTTTGAAGGTGATTTGCGTCTAAGTTTGAAATGCCCTCAGCGGATATAAGTAGGGTATCACATTTTTCAGACATTTCCCTTAGGGTAGCAATGTTATGCATGTTTGATAATGATATAATCTTGTTGTCAATCTGATTTCTTATGTTTAAGTGATAGCCGGAAGGGTTGTTACTTACCAGGTTAATTATAGGCCAAGATTGGTTTGCAGGTTTAAATCTATCGACTTCAAATTTTGGGTACGCAATACCAAAATTTAGCAATGCATCATAATTAACAAATAATGTTCTTTGAATTGAGGTAGTGCCAGTTTTGTGTAGCCCCAGGTGAACAATTATATGTTTGAACAAAGACAGCCTCCAATTACAGGTGTGTAGTTAACTTTTCGTCTAGTTTGTCAATGTCTACTTTCCACTTTATGCTGTCTTTTTCTACTTTTGTTAGTTCGTCAGAAGCAAAGTAAGCTAAGCTTTTGTGGCCAGATATTAGGTTGGCATTTATTTGATGATTCAAGCCTGGATTATATATTGTTGCAGGTAAGCAAGTTAAACCTAATGTAGTAGCATGATGGGGGATGAAAAATGAATTTAGCAAGCCAGAGCCTGGAGTTCCAGCTATAAACGTTGTATCGGATAGGATTGATTGTACTTCAGATTGCGTAAGTGTTTCTGGAGCTACTATGTCAAAACCTATATCTCTAAAATAATGCTCTACTTCAGATTCATTTTCTATTGCTCTACCTTGTACGGGGTTATTTAAGAGTTTTCTAGTTATATAAACCTTGCGACATTGACCCTGCTTTGAATGGTGGTTTCTTGATAGTAATCCATTAAGATGACTACAAACGTGTTTCGATTCATCGGCAAAGTAGCAGTTGCCATCACTAATTGAGACTGTAGTTTCAGGGACTATGATTCTCTCAAATGTGGTTGGCTTTCTTACGAATATAATATTTTCTCTTCTTATCCCTAATGCATTCAAGTACTCGGTAAGATTAGAAGAAAAGAATCTATTTTCACTTTCTAGAGAAAAGTTTTTATAAACATGAAAAACAAACTTAGTGTCAACTTCTAATAAGTTCGGTTTTTTCATAGCAAGCCAGAATCGAGTAAGCGACTCCAGGAAAAAATGGCCATAATGAGGATTTAGAAGCCCCATATAGTAATGGTTTCCGGTCAATCTTAGGCTTGGTAGGTTTCTTTTAAATGGATAAACTGGCAATTGGTTATGGTCTTTATATCCTTTTAAAACGGGTTTGTAGTGATCGGCGATAAGAATTGGGTTGAGATGTTTATCATAGCCGAGGTGCTCCATGAAACCATTTGCGGGAATGTGATAGGACTCACTAAATGGTAGAAAAAGTGCATTCTCTTCTATTTGGTACCTTGGTGTAAATTTGGTAAATGTAGATTGATATAAACGCGTATCGCTGATATCTGAACCACATATCGGAGTAATATGGTCTTTAAGTTTTAGAGAGTAATCATGCTTTACTCTTCGAGCCACAGGATCTTGGTAGTTCATTTCAATCATTTGCTTTCAATCCATTGATATCGTGCTTTTAATCGTTCACAGTCATGCTGATAAGTATTACGAGTTATTTCTTTCTTTATTTTATTACT
The Vibrio sp. CB1-14 DNA segment above includes these coding regions:
- a CDS encoding ABC transporter ATP-binding protein — protein: MIKASNLTKFYPSELGNQYIFENLNFTFPSNKNIAILGSNGAGKSTLFRILAGSEYPNKGKVVTNKSISWPVALATGIHPQMTGRENTRFIGRVNGVKNLAEYEEKVRDFAELGIKYDLPVKSYSSGMRSRLAFGCCIAIDFDVYLIDEATSVGDPKFKRKAKQALLDKSRTANVIMVSHDMKEIRQFCDSAVILHQGQLQYFEDLEQALDVYSSL
- a CDS encoding glycosyltransferase family 61 protein, which encodes MIEMNYQDPVARRVKHDYSLKLKDHITPICGSDISDTRLYQSTFTKFTPRYQIEENALFLPFSESYHIPANGFMEHLGYDKHLNPILIADHYKPVLKGYKDHNQLPVYPFKRNLPSLRLTGNHYYMGLLNPHYGHFFLESLTRFWLAMKKPNLLEVDTKFVFHVYKNFSLESENRFFSSNLTEYLNALGIRRENIIFVRKPTTFERIIVPETTVSISDGNCYFADESKHVCSHLNGLLSRNHHSKQGQCRKVYITRKLLNNPVQGRAIENESEVEHYFRDIGFDIVAPETLTQSEVQSILSDTTFIAGTPGSGLLNSFFIPHHATTLGLTCLPATIYNPGLNHQINANLISGHKSLAYFASDELTKVEKDSIKWKVDIDKLDEKLTTHL